The nucleotide sequence ATGACAACCTTATTGGAACAAGCATTTAGAGAAGCCTCAAGATTGCCAAGCGAGCTTCAGGATGAGATTGCTCAGCAACTGCTAGACGACATTGAGAATGAACTTAAGTGGCAAGCAACCTTTTCTGACTCAGATACCGACATAGGCAGTTTTGCCGCAATGGCTCAAGCCGCTCTGGTCGAAGACGACGCAGGCAAAACGGAAGAAAAAGGCTTTGGCGAAGTGTAATGAAGTCGTCGAGAACTCAAGATTTTCGCAAGCTGTTTTCTAAACTGCCCAACCGGGTCAAAGCAACTGCCAGGAAGAACTATCAGCTTTGGCGAGAAAATCCTTCTCATCCCAGTCTGGAGTTCAAAAAGGTCAACAACAAGCTAAATATCTGGTCAGTTCGAGTTGGTATTGGCTGGCGAGCTTTAGGCGTCATGAAACCACAAGAGAATAAGATTGTCTGGTTCTGGATTGGCTCTCATGCTGAATACGATCGCATTCTCAAGACAAAGTAATGCTCGTTTTCTCCAGCTATATTGTTCAACGTATTCATGCAGCAATATCCTGACCATCCCAAAACCCTGGAACTGCTGCGCGACAGAGCCCAAAACGACAACGATGAGCAGTTTAGAGATTGGGCGACGGAGCAACTGGAGCAATTCAAAATTCAAAATGCAAATCTAAAGAAGCAGGAGTCTGTA is from Leptolyngbya iicbica LK and encodes:
- a CDS encoding ParE family toxin-like protein, encoding MKSSRTQDFRKLFSKLPNRVKATARKNYQLWRENPSHPSLEFKKVNNKLNIWSVRVGIGWRALGVMKPQENKIVWFWIGSHAEYDRILKTK